AGTATTTGACAACGCTTCCGAAGGTTTCTAAGCCTAACGTTAAGCTGAGTGTCGCCATCAATGCAAACACACCATAAGGTGCTAGCTGCATAATTAACGTGACCACTCGCATGATTACATCATTTAAATCGTTAAAGAATGAGGCAACTCGAGTACCCCGTTCACCAATATGTGAGATGGCAAAGCCAAAAACAACTGCAAATAGGATAATCTGCAACATATTGCCTTCGCTCATGGCTTGCATAGGGTTTGTCGGTACAATATTAATAATGACTTCAGATAGGCTAGGAGCATCTTTTGCTGAGTATTCTAATACGTTACCGGCTAGGCTAGCATTACCTGGATGGATCAACACTGCAGCTAGAATCGCAATAGTGAGTGCAATAGCGGTAGTGAATAAATAGAACGAAATGGTTTTACCACCAAGACGGCCCAGTTTAGATGGATCGCTAAGGGAGCAAGTACCGCACACTAATGAGATAAATACCAAAGGTACGACAAGCATTTTTAAGCTTGAGATGAAGATAGTGCCAATGACATGTAAAAATCCGTCGGTAATGTACTCTTGAATAAATTGGCTACCAGGGAAAAAGTTTCTCAGTGCCAAGCCAAATACTATACCTAATACCATGCCTAATAAAATTTTGCTCGTGAGTCCGAGCTTGTATTGTTTACTCACAGAGTGTTCCTTCTCATCATATTATTTTATGTCTTTATTGAATGCGCTAAAGACTAGCAGGAATCGGTTATTTAGGAAATGGCCTAAAAGTGAAAGTTTTCGCCAATAAATAGCGAAGAAAATAGTAGAGTTATGCTAAAGTTATAAGATGTTTGCGTATTGTTAATGTATAAGTAACTATAATAATTCTTAAGTTTATTTTAATGTAACAGGGAGCCTGACAATGAGGTCAGCATATAAAGTTTATTTCGCGCTTTTATGTTCTTTTTTTCTCGTCGCATGTGGTGGCGGTGGCAGTATAACCGATGATGGAACCGGAGGTGGGACTACACCAGACCCAACCATATCTATTTCATTAAGTATCGACAACGATCAAGTTTCTGTTGCTGAACCTGCAGTTATTACTGCAACAGTGAAAGACTCAACGGGTGCTTCTGTCAGCACGCTTGTTTCATTTACGCTTAATAACGAGACTTATGGCTCTTTTGCGCCAAGTACCGGTGAGGTCGTGACTAACTCCAGTGGTGTGGCGACAATTCAGCTAAATACAGCTGAAATCAATACTGGTGCAACGGTTACCGCAACGACCACATCTGGTGAGAGTGCTTCATTGTTTGTCACTATGACAGGCGATGGTGGTGCCGCCGGTGGTGGAGCACAAGTATCATTAGTGTTAACGGATGCTGCGGGTAATACTATTCAGTCTATTAGTACATTATCACCTGGCAAGTTAACCGCGACGGTTACGGGGATTACCAAGTCTTCTATTGTGACTTTTGATAGCCCAATTGGTGATTTACCGGTTAAGACCGCGGTAACAAATGCCCAAGGTAAAGCGACCGTTGATATTTATGCAGGTAGTTCTTTAGGCGCTGGTGAAGCGACCGCAACATTATCGACTAACGAAAGCGGTTCTACCATTGTGGTTGTGGGTGCAACAAACGTAGTGATGGGCAGTGGCACTCCATTTGTTGAAGGTGTCGCTGCTATTAGTGCTACTGATTTATCCGCGGGTGGAACAGCGACTGTAACCGTGTCTATTCAAGATGATTTAGGTAATGCTTTTACACAACCTGTGGACGTAAATTTTTCATCTACTTGTGCGACTAAAATTCCTGCACAAGCAGTGATAAGTTCCCCAGTATCGTCAAGTAATGGTGTCGCAACCTCAACGTATCGTGCTGAAGGTTGTGTGGGTGAAGACCAAATTAATGTGACTGCAAATGCTGGTGGCATCAGTTTATCTGCAGTAGGTACCATCAATATACTTCAGGCTGACGTTGGCAGTATTGTGTTTGTATCAGCAGTACCAGAGAACATCAGTATTTTAGGGACTGGCGGCACTGAATCATCAGTGGTCAAATTTAAAGTTTTGGATAAAAATGGCAATGTGGTTGCTAACCAAAATATTAAATTTGCACTCAATACTACTGTAGGTGGGGTTAAAATTGATCCCCTGCAAGCTACTACAGATAATAGTGGTATTGTGCAAACGGTAGTCACCACAGGTACAGTAGCGACTTCTTTACGTGTGACTGCAACGGTAGACAATGGTGCAATTCCGACAATATCGAGTCAGTCTAGCCAACTCATTGTTTCTACCGGTATTCCTGATCAGGACAGTTTTTCGTTATCGGCAGAACTGCTTAATGCAGAAGGTTGGAATGTGGATGGTACTGTCGTTAAGGTTACCGCTCGTATGGCCGATGCGTTTAACAACCCTGTACCCGATGGCACAACGGTATCTTTTACCACTGAAGGTGGTTCTATTGAAGATGCATGTCAAACCGTCAATGGTGCATGTTCAGTATCGTGGGTCAGTCAATTACCAAGACCTGAAGGCGTTGTACTTTTTAATGGCTTAGGTCAACAAATTAAGGATCCGCAAGCTAGTTTAAAATGTTACAACTTAAACGATGGTTCTGAAGATACTACTTGTCTTAATACCAATATCGTTTACGGTAATTTTTATGACCAAAAATACGGTGGACGAGCAACGGTTACAGCAACGGCTATTGGTGAAGAGTCTTTTCCTGATTTAAATGGTAATGGTCGTTTTGATGCTTCAGAAGCAGCCGAGTTTTTGTCTGGTACTGATGTCACAGGTCAACCATTTGATTTAAATGATGCTTACAATGACTACAATGAAGACGGTTTATTTAATCCCCAACAAACCGGTGGTCAAGCTGGTGGAACATTAGAAGAGTTAATCGATTTTAACTCCAATGGTATATTTGATGTAAAAGACGGTAAATATAATGGTGTGCTTTGTTCAGACCCTGTACACAGTGCATGTGCTGATGGTGTAAGTGATTCAAAGTCATTATTTGTTCGCAGAAGCTTAACATTAGTTATGTCTGGAAGTACTGCGTATGCTACTGCTCCCGCTGATATTGTAGTGGACGATAGCACTGGCATTCATTCTGGTGCAAGCAGTATGGTTATTGTGGGTAAAGGCTCTGCAACTGCAACATTTACGATTTCAGATTTGCATAATCAACAAATGCCAGCAGGTTCGATCGTAAGATTTACAACGTCAGCGGGCTCGGTGGTGAGTTCAAGCGAATATACATGGCCAAGTACCAACTACAATGGTGGTCGTCAGTTTACAACAACTATTAAAGGCGAAGATGAACCTAACTCGGGTGTATTCCTTGTGGAAGTCGAATCACCTAACGGCTTAGTCACGCCGGTAGTATCGATTGGGGTTACGATTCTTTAATTGTTAACCAATGTTTGTTGTTTTTTAGAAGGGCGCATTTAGCGCCCTTTTTTGTTGATTACCAATCAGTATAAATATGTCCTTGCTTAGACGATCTCTTTCCTAAACCGTTGGGCAATAAAAAAGCCAGTGACTAAAGTGACTGGCTTTTTAATGTCTCGATAATGTTGTTCTGCAGAAAACGTTATCGTTGGAACTGATACACGCTACCTAATTTTAATATTTGTGTGAGTTCATCTAATGCGGTGCGTGATTCGATAATTAATTGCGGATCAGCTAGATCGCTTACGGTAAGCTGGTCGCGGTAGTGCTTATCAACCCAGGTATTTAAGCGCGTAAATAAACCGTCATTCATTAATGTGTTTTGATTAACTGCAGCGACTTCTTGTTCGTTCATCGCGACTCGTAAACGTAAACACGCTGGACCGCCGCCGTTTTGCATGCTTTGTTTCACATCATAATAGTGTACTTTTTTGATTGGTGTACCTAAGGTAACGAGTTCATTTAAGTAAGCATATACTGCAGGGTTTTCTTGGCAATTTGTTGGCGCAATAATGGCCATCTCACCTGACGGCAAGGTAATTATTTGGGTGTTGAACAAATAACTTCGGACGGCATCATCTATAGAAACTTGGCTGGTTGCTACTTTGACAAAATGCATTTCAGTGTTCATTTTACGGCAAATTTCATCGAATTTTGCTTCAGTATTCAAAAACGCTTGTTCGTGATAAAAAAGCACATTTTGGTTACCAACAGAAATGACATCATTGTGAAATACACCTTGGTCAATTACATCAGGATTTTGCTGCATAAACACGCAACTTTCATCTTCAAGTTGGTGAAGACGTGCAACAGCTTGTGATGCTTCTAATGTTTGACGGGCAGGATACTTTTTAGGTTTAGGTGCATTAGGATTGGTTGCTGTTTGACCATAAACAAATAATTCAACTCCGGTATGGCCGTATTCAGCACATAGGCGAGTATGATTTGCTGCACCTTCATCCCCAAAACTGGCATGCTCTGGTAAATGTTGATGATGTTTAAAATGGCGATCATTATTAAACGTAGCCTGTAAAATATGACCTGTGGTAACAGGTTCGATACTGCGGTGTAATTTATCAACAAGATTAGCCGGGGTGAAATGAACCTTACCGTCACGTGTATCGGCACTAGGTGATACGGTAGCCGCGTTTGCTGTCCACATACTTGATGCACTGCAGCAAGCATTAAGTAGCGCAGGAGCCTGCTGAACAGCTTTTTGTAAAACCTCAGCGTCAGACCCAGAAAAACCAATTCGACGCAATGTGTAAAGGTCTGGGCGCTCTTGTGGGGCTAATACCCCTTGCACCATACCTAAATCTGCTAATGACTTGGCTTTTTGCAAACCTTGCTTAGCTGCCGCTTTAGGATTTGATGTTTGGGCCGCATTACTAAATGAGGCCACATTACCAAATGATAATCCGGCATAGTTATGGGTTGGTCCAACCAAGCCATCAAAGTTCGCTTCAAAATGCTTCATTCGTGATCCTTGAAAATTTTAGTGAATAATTATTATTGTTGTTGCACTTATTTGTGTTACTTATAAAAAAGGAACGTGATTGCTCATGTCAGTTAACGCTAATTTAATCCCAGTATACTGAAGCTATAAGGGTTAACAAGGTGTGGTTAATTTGTACAAATGTGTATAAATGACTAAAAATGCACTGAAGGTGCTCGCAAGTATCATTAAGTGAAAAATTACGTTTAAAAAACGCATATTATTTTTTACATTTTTTATTATTGAATAAATTTTGCTTAAAAAATGACTTACCAGCCGTATAAAAGAGGGATTAACTTGAAACTATTGTCTCAACCCTCTATATATGGAATCAATTTTCTTTTTTTCGAGACTTTTTGGCGCAAATAAAACTATGGGTAAATCGCTAGTTATTGTCGAATCGCCGGCCAAAGCCAAGACAATTAATAAATATCTTGGTAAAGACTTCATTGTGAAGTCGAGTGTAGGTCATATACGTGACTTACCAACTTCGTCTACTTCTGACGGTACAACTGTGACTAAAACCGCAGCAGAAGTTAAGAAATTATCTCCTGAAGAAAAAGCTAAATACAAGCTAATCAGAGACAAGCAAGCGCTTGTGGCGCGAATGGGTGTTAACCCAGATAAAGGCTGGGCGGCTAAGTATCAAATCCTGCCTGGTAAAGAAAAAGTTGTTAAAGAACTCAAAGCGTTAGCTGAAGATGCTGACCAAATATATCTCGCAACGGATTTGGACCGTGAAGGGGAAGCCATTGCCTGGCATTTACAGGAAATTATTGGTGGTGATCCTTCACGGTATCAGCGAGTTGTGTTTAACGAAATTACTAAAACCGCGATTCAAGAGGCGTTTAGTAAACCGTCTGTGCTTGACACTAATATGGTTAATGCCCAGCAAGCACGTCGATTTTTAGACCGCGTTGTTGGCTTTATGGTGTCACCATTATTATGGAAAAAAGTCGCTCGTGGTTTATCAGCTGGGCGCGTACAGTCGGTTGCGGTTCGCTTAGTTGTAGAGCGTGAAAGTGAAATTAAAGCGTTTGTTCCAGAAGAGTTTTGGGATATCCATGCTGAATTAAATACACCTACCGCCGCTAGCTTAAAAATGCAGGTGATGAAATATCAATCTGCTGCATTTGAACCGATTAATGAAGCGCAAGCTAAAGTTGCTGTCGATGCGTTGCGTGATGCAAAGTATGTTGTCACTGCGCGTGAAGATAAAGCAACCTCAAGCAAACCTTCTGCCCCTTATATTACGTCGACATTACAGCAAGCTGCCAGTACTCGTCTTAGTTTTGGTGTTAAGAAAACCATGATGATGGCGCAGCGTTTGTATGAAGCGGGCCACATTACGTATATGCGTACCGATTCAACCAATTTGAGTAAAGAAGCGGTTGAAAATTTACGTGAAATGATTAGTTCTGAATTTGGTGATAAGTATTTACCAGCTGAACCTATTCGTTATGGCAGTAAAGAAGGTGCTCAAGAGGCGCATGAGGCGATTAGACCGTCAAACGTAGCAGTGCAGTCTGCATCATTAACCGATATGGAAAGAGACGCTCAGCGCTTGTATGAGCTTATCTGGCGTCAATTTGTATCGTGTCAAATGACACCTGCTCAATATGATGCAACACGTTTAACGGTAACCGCGGCTGATTACGAATTAAAAGCCAGTGGCCGTACCTTACGTTTTGATGGTTGGACTCGTGTTCAGCCACAAGTGAGTAAGAAAAACGAAGAAGATAAGACACTGCCAGTCGTTGCAAAAGGTGACAAGTTAGTGCTTGAAACCTTGTCGCCAAAACAACACTTTACTAAGCCGGCACCACGTTACAGCGAAGCCTCTTTGGTTAAAGAGCTTGAGAAGCGCGGTATTGGTCGTCCTTCAACGTATGCGACGATTATTTCGACCATTCAGGATCGTGGTTATGTCAGAGTTGATAACCGTCGTTTCTTTGCTGAAAAAATGGGTGAGATTGTCAGCGAGCGTTTAGTAGGCAGTTTTAAAGAGTTAATGAGCTATGACTTTACTGCTAGCATGGAGCAAACATTAGATGATGTTGCTCAAGGTAAGCTGGACTGGAAAAAAGTACTCGATGGTTTTTATGGTGACTTTACCAAGCAATTATTGTTGGCCGAGTTAGATCCAGATGAAGGCGGTATGCGCCCCAATGAAATGGTACTCACAGACGATATTAAGTGTCCAACCTGTGGCCGTGCAATGGGTATTCGCACTGGTTCAACAGGGGTATTCTTAGGGTGTTCTGGTTATGCGTTACCCCCTAAAGAACGTTGTAAGACCACGCTTAACTTAACCCCAGGTGAAGAAGCGGTAAGCGACAATGAAGATGGCGAAACGGAAGCGTTACGTGCTAAACATCGTTGTGGTAAGTGTGGTACCGCGATGGACAGTTATCTTATTGACGAAACACGTAAATTGCATGTTTGTGGTAATAACCCGTCATGTGATGGTTACGAAGTTGAAGCCGGACAATTTAAGATTAAAGGTTATGAAGGTCCAATTATTGAGTGCGATCGTTGCGGCAATAATATGGAACTTAAAAATGGTCGATTTGGTAAGTATTTTGGTTGCACCAATAGCGAGTGTAAAAACACCCGTAAGTTGCTGAGAAGCGGTGAAGCGGCGCCTCCAAAAGAAGACCCCATTTTTCTACCTGAATTAAAATGTACTAAATCGGATGCGCATTTTGTGCTTCGTGATGGTGCTGCTGGGATATTTTTAGCAGCCAGTACTTTCCCTAAATCGCGTGAAACACGTGCACCGTTAGTGGAAGAGTTAGTTCAGTATCGTGATTTGTTATGGCCTAAATATGCGTATCTTGCTGATGCGCCAGTCGAAGATGATGAAGGCAATAAAGCCTCGGTTAAATTTAGCCGTAAGACTAAAGAGCAGTACGTTGCTACTGAAGTTGAAGGCAAAGCCACCGGTTGGTCTTCTAAATTTATCGGCGGTAAATGGGTCAGTGAATCAACCAAGAAAAAAGCGAAGAAATAACTTTAGTATTGATTGATGCATAATGATCGTTATAAACGCTACCCAATTGGGTAGCGTTTTTGTTTGTGCAACAAATGGTTTATTTATTTTTATATAATGAACCGCTTAGGGACATGCTTTCGCAAACAAGCAAACAAGCAAACAAGCAAACAAGCAAACAAACAAGCAAACAAGCAAACAAGCAAACAAACAAGCAAACTAAGATATTAGACACAAAAAAGCACCGATAGATATCAGTGCTTTTTAATGGTCATTTATTATAAATTAACAACAGCATTACACAGAAATACCTGAGGTTATTTTTTCTCACTATTCTGTGCTGCTTGAATCGCCGTTAACGCAATGGTGTAGACAATATCATCAACTAGAGCGCCGCGTGATAAATCGTTAACCGGTTTACGCATACCTTGAAGCATTGGCCCGATACTGATTAAATCAGCACTACGCTGTACCGCCTTGTATGTGGTGTTACCCGTGTTTAAATCTGGGAACACAAATACGGTTGCTTTACCTGCGACAGGGCTGTCAGGTGCTTTAGAGAGCGCAACGTTTGGCATCACAGCCGCATCGTATTGCAATGGACCATCGATGATCAAGTCAGGACGTTTTTCTTTGGCGATTCGTGTGGCTTCGCGTACTTTATCCACATCAGAACCGGTGCCAGAGGTGCCTGTTGAGTAACTGATCATCGCAACGCGAGGCTCAATACCAAAGGCTTTAGCTGACTCAGCAGACTGAATTGCAATATCGGCTAGCTGATCAGGTGTGGGATCTGGATTAATGGCGCAATCGCCATACACTAGTACTTGATCTGGCATCAGCATGAAGAAAATCGACGACACTAAGCTAGAACCCGGTGCCGTTTTGATCAATTGCAATGGTGGGCGAATAGTATGTGCAGTAGTATGAATAGCACCGGATACAATTCCATCTACTTCATCTTGTGCCAACATCATGGTACCAAGCACCATGTTGTCTTCAAGTTGCTCACGGGCAACGACTTCAGTTAGCCCTTTGCTGCGGCGTAATTCGAGCATAGGCTCAACGTACTTTTCACGCACGCTTTCTGGCTCAATGATTTCGATGCCGTCACCTAAAATAACATCTTGTTGTGATGCTACACGGAGGATTTCTTCACGGTTACCGAGCAACACACAACGAGCAATCCCACGTTCAGCGCAAATAGATGCAGCTTTAACCGTTCTAGGCTCTTCACCCTCAGGAAGCACGATAGTTTTACGTGCCGCGCGCGCGAGTTCAGTTAACTTGTAACGGAATGCCGGTGGTGATAATCGGTGTTCACGTGGCGAATCTTGAGTGACGCTTTCAATCCATGTTTGGTCAATATGGCTAGCAACGTATTCTTGCACTTTTTCAACGCGCACCGCATCATCCACAGGCACTTCATGATCAAAGCGTTGGATGTTGAGTGAGGTCTGCCATGTATTTGAATCAATTAAAAATACTGGCAAGCCTGTTTCAAAAGCTTGCTCACATAACTTCATTATTTCAGGTTCAGGTGGATAGCCCCCAGTAAGCAACAACGCGCCAATTTTAACGCCGTTCATCGCGGCTAAACAGGCTGATACAATGACGTCTGAGCGATCGCCTGAGGTCACTAATAATGAATTTGTTTTGATGTGAGTAACCATGTTAGGGAGGCTACGAGCACAAAATGTTACACGGCGCATACGACGAGTATGCATTTCACCGGCATTAATGATTTTAGCATTTAAGTGCTTGGCTAAATCAGATGCGCGCGGGGCAATTAGCTCTAAATTGTATGGCACACTCCCTAATATACGCAGCGGACTTTTACCCGGAAGTTGGAACATTCCCGAGCTATCTACGGCGTTCATATTTTTATCATCAAATACTTCAGATAAATCAGGGCGTGTGCGACCTTCGTTGTCAACTGGAGCGCCAATTTTATTGATGATAGCGCCAATTAAACGTTTGTTTTTCTGTCCACCCCAGGAGTTAAAGGCGATTTCTAATCGATTCATTAATCCATTAGGCGTATCGTTACCAGGGGTTGCGATGAAAATAACATCGGCGTCTAATGCTTTGGCAATTTCATAGTTAATGTCATCAGCAAATGGGTGGCTACGTGTTGGTACTAAGCCTTCAACCACTAGGATTTCAGTATTACTGGCACATTCAGCTGCGCGGGCAATAATCTGTTCCAGTAGGACATCAGTTTGCTCTGAACGGATTAACGCTTCAGCATGATCCATTGAATAAGGTTCCAACGGATTAACGGTTGGAGAAGTACTTAAAATAGTGGTTGAACGTTCTGGACCGGTATCACCTAATCGAATTTGCGCAATAGGTTTAAAAAATTGCACTTTAACGCCTTTGCGTTCTAGTGCGCGAACCATACCTAAGCTTAGTGATGTTAATCCCACTCCAATACCGATTGGAATAAGCATAATATTACGAGACATAACGACCTCTTGTGTGCGTATTGTTCATATTAATTAACCGAATATAAGACCGAAGAGGTTGCTTATTTAGCTGTGATAAGCTTAATAGCATCTTCGGCAATAACCCACTCTTCATTTGTCGGGATGACCATAGCAATAGGGCTATCTTTTTGGGTAATAATACCTTGCTGACCAAAACGAGCCGCTTTATTTAAGTTGTCGTCAACTTTGAAGTTAAAGATTGCTAATAAATTAAGTACTTTTTCACGAATAAGGTCTGAATTTTCGCCAATGCCGCCAGTAAAGATAATGGCATCTAGACGTCCTAATGGCACAGTGTAAGAGGCGATATATTTGGCTAAACGATAGCAGAAAATATCTAAAGCTAATGTAGCCCCTTTATGACCGTCTTGATAACCTTCTTCAATACCACGACAATCATTGGTGAGCTCTGAAATACCCAGTAAACCACTTTGCTTATTTAGTAGGTTATTGACCTCATCAAGGGTATAGCCAAGTTGTTTAACTAAATGGAAAATAATTGATGGGTCTAAATCGCCGCAACGGGTACCCATGACTAAACCTTCAAGTGGGGTTAAGCCCATTGAAGTGTCAACGCTTTTACCGCCTTTAATGGCCGTTACCGACGCGCCATTACCCAAGTGAGCACAAATAATATTGGTGTCTTTAATCTCTTTACCTAGTACTTTGGCGGCTTCACGACAGATATATAAATTACTCGTACCATGCATGCCATAACGGCGAATACTATGTTCACGATACAATTTGTAAGGAAGGGCATAGATGTATGCTTTTTCAGGCATGGTTTGATGAAATGCAGTATCAAACACAGTCACTTGTGGCAAGTTAGGAAAAGAGGCTATGGCGGCACGAATACCAATTAAATGCGCCGGATTATGCAGTGGTGCTAACGATGCACAATCTTCAATACCCTGAATGACTTCAGGCGTAACAATAACCGAGTGGGTAAACTTTTCGCCACCATGGACGATACGATGACCAACGGCTTTAATTTGTGCCGCAAGTTCTGGATGTTCTGCCAAGATGTTATTAACGATAAATTCTACCGCTTCGCGATGCGCAGTAAAGGCACCTAATTTGGCTTCATTCTTACCGCCATTAAATTTCCACTTAATGCGCGAATCTTCTAAACCAAAACATTCAGCTAATCCAGAAACTTTATCATCGCCTGATTGGGCATCAATGATGGCAAATTTTAATGATGAGCTACCGCAGTTGAGCACGAGTACTAATTTGTCTGACATGTTAACGCCTTTTAAGTCAATGAAACTAAATAAAATAGTAAAATTCCATTTTGATTAAGGTTTATGATGATTTATTCATAAACGCCATACTTCGGTGTTCTTTTTCTGATTTGCACTATAAGTTAAATCATTATAGTGG
This region of Shewanella livingstonensis genomic DNA includes:
- a CDS encoding dicarboxylate/amino acid:cation symporter produces the protein MVLGIVFGLALRNFFPGSQFIQEYITDGFLHVIGTIFISSLKMLVVPLVFISLVCGTCSLSDPSKLGRLGGKTISFYLFTTAIALTIAILAAVLIHPGNASLAGNVLEYSAKDAPSLSEVIINIVPTNPMQAMSEGNMLQIILFAVVFGFAISHIGERGTRVASFFNDLNDVIMRVVTLIMQLAPYGVFALMATLSLTLGLETFGSVVKYFFLVVAVLFIQGLVVYPTLLKLFSGLSPLMFLRKIRDVQLFAFSTASSNATLPVTIETAEHRMGVDNKIASFTLPLGATLNMDGTAIMQGVATVFIAQVFGIELSIMDYATVVVTATLASIGTAGVPGVGLIMLAMVLNQVGLPVEGIALIIGVDRMLDMIRTAVNVTGDAVATVIIAKSEGEFNEEVFNDSQAGKAAKSFEEQVLNAKK
- the astB gene encoding N-succinylarginine dihydrolase yields the protein MKHFEANFDGLVGPTHNYAGLSFGNVASFSNAAQTSNPKAAAKQGLQKAKSLADLGMVQGVLAPQERPDLYTLRRIGFSGSDAEVLQKAVQQAPALLNACCSASSMWTANAATVSPSADTRDGKVHFTPANLVDKLHRSIEPVTTGHILQATFNNDRHFKHHQHLPEHASFGDEGAANHTRLCAEYGHTGVELFVYGQTATNPNAPKPKKYPARQTLEASQAVARLHQLEDESCVFMQQNPDVIDQGVFHNDVISVGNQNVLFYHEQAFLNTEAKFDEICRKMNTEMHFVKVATSQVSIDDAVRSYLFNTQIITLPSGEMAIIAPTNCQENPAVYAYLNELVTLGTPIKKVHYYDVKQSMQNGGGPACLRLRVAMNEQEVAAVNQNTLMNDGLFTRLNTWVDKHYRDQLTVSDLADPQLIIESRTALDELTQILKLGSVYQFQR
- the topA gene encoding type I DNA topoisomerase; this translates as MGKSLVIVESPAKAKTINKYLGKDFIVKSSVGHIRDLPTSSTSDGTTVTKTAAEVKKLSPEEKAKYKLIRDKQALVARMGVNPDKGWAAKYQILPGKEKVVKELKALAEDADQIYLATDLDREGEAIAWHLQEIIGGDPSRYQRVVFNEITKTAIQEAFSKPSVLDTNMVNAQQARRFLDRVVGFMVSPLLWKKVARGLSAGRVQSVAVRLVVERESEIKAFVPEEFWDIHAELNTPTAASLKMQVMKYQSAAFEPINEAQAKVAVDALRDAKYVVTAREDKATSSKPSAPYITSTLQQAASTRLSFGVKKTMMMAQRLYEAGHITYMRTDSTNLSKEAVENLREMISSEFGDKYLPAEPIRYGSKEGAQEAHEAIRPSNVAVQSASLTDMERDAQRLYELIWRQFVSCQMTPAQYDATRLTVTAADYELKASGRTLRFDGWTRVQPQVSKKNEEDKTLPVVAKGDKLVLETLSPKQHFTKPAPRYSEASLVKELEKRGIGRPSTYATIISTIQDRGYVRVDNRRFFAEKMGEIVSERLVGSFKELMSYDFTASMEQTLDDVAQGKLDWKKVLDGFYGDFTKQLLLAELDPDEGGMRPNEMVLTDDIKCPTCGRAMGIRTGSTGVFLGCSGYALPPKERCKTTLNLTPGEEAVSDNEDGETEALRAKHRCGKCGTAMDSYLIDETRKLHVCGNNPSCDGYEVEAGQFKIKGYEGPIIECDRCGNNMELKNGRFGKYFGCTNSECKNTRKLLRSGEAAPPKEDPIFLPELKCTKSDAHFVLRDGAAGIFLAASTFPKSRETRAPLVEELVQYRDLLWPKYAYLADAPVEDDEGNKASVKFSRKTKEQYVATEVEGKATGWSSKFIGGKWVSESTKKKAKK
- the pta gene encoding phosphate acetyltransferase, whose amino-acid sequence is MSRNIMLIPIGIGVGLTSLSLGMVRALERKGVKVQFFKPIAQIRLGDTGPERSTTILSTSPTVNPLEPYSMDHAEALIRSEQTDVLLEQIIARAAECASNTEILVVEGLVPTRSHPFADDINYEIAKALDADVIFIATPGNDTPNGLMNRLEIAFNSWGGQKNKRLIGAIINKIGAPVDNEGRTRPDLSEVFDDKNMNAVDSSGMFQLPGKSPLRILGSVPYNLELIAPRASDLAKHLNAKIINAGEMHTRRMRRVTFCARSLPNMVTHIKTNSLLVTSGDRSDVIVSACLAAMNGVKIGALLLTGGYPPEPEIMKLCEQAFETGLPVFLIDSNTWQTSLNIQRFDHEVPVDDAVRVEKVQEYVASHIDQTWIESVTQDSPREHRLSPPAFRYKLTELARAARKTIVLPEGEEPRTVKAASICAERGIARCVLLGNREEILRVASQQDVILGDGIEIIEPESVREKYVEPMLELRRSKGLTEVVAREQLEDNMVLGTMMLAQDEVDGIVSGAIHTTAHTIRPPLQLIKTAPGSSLVSSIFFMLMPDQVLVYGDCAINPDPTPDQLADIAIQSAESAKAFGIEPRVAMISYSTGTSGTGSDVDKVREATRIAKEKRPDLIIDGPLQYDAAVMPNVALSKAPDSPVAGKATVFVFPDLNTGNTTYKAVQRSADLISIGPMLQGMRKPVNDLSRGALVDDIVYTIALTAIQAAQNSEKK
- the ackA gene encoding acetate kinase; the protein is MSDKLVLVLNCGSSSLKFAIIDAQSGDDKVSGLAECFGLEDSRIKWKFNGGKNEAKLGAFTAHREAVEFIVNNILAEHPELAAQIKAVGHRIVHGGEKFTHSVIVTPEVIQGIEDCASLAPLHNPAHLIGIRAAIASFPNLPQVTVFDTAFHQTMPEKAYIYALPYKLYREHSIRRYGMHGTSNLYICREAAKVLGKEIKDTNIICAHLGNGASVTAIKGGKSVDTSMGLTPLEGLVMGTRCGDLDPSIIFHLVKQLGYTLDEVNNLLNKQSGLLGISELTNDCRGIEEGYQDGHKGATLALDIFCYRLAKYIASYTVPLGRLDAIIFTGGIGENSDLIREKVLNLLAIFNFKVDDNLNKAARFGQQGIITQKDSPIAMVIPTNEEWVIAEDAIKLITAK